The genomic window CATGCCAGGCTGCGGCGATATGGCTGCGCATGACGGAGCCGGCCCAGGCGCCGTCGCGCACCTCGAACGCTGATACGATCTCCATATGGTGGCGTAGGCTGCGGCGCAGGGCCTCGGCGTTGTAGCGGTGGAAGGTGCGCAGGACCAACGGCACCTCCACCACCTGCGACATCATTAGGGACAGGCGTTGTGTACCGGCGGCCTGGATGATCAGGCGGTGGAATTCGCCATTGGCCTCCGCGATGCGGGCCAGCGCGTCGGGCGTTCCCTTGGCTTCCAGCGCCAGCATCTCCTCCGCCAGTTGACGCAGGCGTGCCACCTGTTCTGGGGCGGCCCGTTCGGCGGCGCGTTCGACCGCGTAACCTTCCAGCATGGCGCGAAGGTCGAAGATCTCCTTGATCTCGTC from Niveispirillum cyanobacteriorum includes these protein-coding regions:
- a CDS encoding GntR family transcriptional regulator, with translation MSNAVEKAYAEIRDAIHAGRFPPGAHLKEGELADLIGVSRTPIREALRRLNAEGAVKFMRNHGAFVADWSMDEIKEIFDLRAMLEGYAVERAAERAAPEQVARLRQLAEEMLALEAKGTPDALARIAEANGEFHRLIIQAAGTQRLSLMMSQVVEVPLVLRTFHRYNAEALRRSLRHHMEIVSAFEVRDGAWAGSVMRSHIAAAWHAIEASRAEKAMSVREAAE